From Pseudomonas hefeiensis, one genomic window encodes:
- the dut gene encoding dUTP diphosphatase gives MHALQAKILDPRIGTEFPLPQYATPGSAGLDLRAMLKQDTILEPGQTLLIPTGLSVYIGDPGLAALILPRSGLGHKHGIVLGNLVGLIDSDYQGELMVSCWNRGHTTFNIAVGERIAQLMLVPVVQAHFELVEEFDESQRGAGGFGHSGSH, from the coding sequence ATGCACGCCCTACAAGCCAAAATCCTCGACCCTCGCATCGGCACCGAATTCCCCCTGCCGCAATACGCCACGCCGGGCTCCGCCGGCCTCGACCTGCGAGCGATGCTCAAGCAGGACACGATCCTCGAACCGGGCCAGACCTTGCTGATTCCAACCGGCCTGTCGGTGTACATCGGCGACCCGGGCCTGGCTGCCCTGATTCTGCCGCGCTCGGGCCTGGGCCATAAACACGGCATCGTACTGGGCAACCTGGTGGGCCTGATCGACTCCGATTACCAGGGCGAACTGATGGTGTCGTGCTGGAACCGCGGTCATACGACATTCAATATCGCCGTGGGCGAGCGCATCGCCCAACTGATGCTGGTACCGGTGGTCCAGGCCCACTTCGAACTGGTAGAAGAGTTCGACGAGAGCCAGCGCGGCGCTGGCGGCTTCGGACATTCCGGCAGCCACTGA
- the coaBC gene encoding bifunctional phosphopantothenoylcysteine decarboxylase/phosphopantothenate--cysteine ligase CoaBC yields the protein MQRLYRKRIVLGVGGGIAAYKSAELVRRLIDQGAEVRVVMTRGGSEFITPLTMQALSGHPVHLDLLDPAAEAAMGHIELAKWADLVLIAPATADLIARLAQGIADDLLTTLVLATDAVVAIAPAMNQAMWRDPATQANLQLLQSRDLKVFGPASGSQACGDVGMGRMLEANDLAQCAADCFQRQALTGKHVLITAGPTQENIDPVRYITNHSSGKMGFALAEAAVEAGARVTLITGPVHLPTPDRVTRIDVVSARDMLAACEAAIPCDLFIASAAVADYRPEVVAPQKLKKDPTSGDGLLLQMVRNPDILATIATRPDRPFSVGFAAETEHLLDYAARKLKDKNLDLIVANDVANPSIGFNSEENACSVIDRQLHATLFAQTSKSKIARQLITFIAERLNQV from the coding sequence ATGCAGCGGCTGTATCGGAAACGCATCGTTCTGGGCGTCGGCGGCGGCATTGCCGCCTACAAGAGCGCCGAGCTGGTCCGCAGGCTTATCGACCAGGGCGCGGAAGTGCGGGTCGTCATGACCCGTGGCGGCAGTGAATTCATCACCCCGCTGACCATGCAGGCCCTGTCCGGGCACCCGGTCCACCTGGACCTGCTCGATCCGGCGGCTGAAGCCGCCATGGGTCATATCGAACTGGCCAAGTGGGCCGACCTGGTGCTGATCGCCCCGGCCACGGCCGACCTGATCGCCCGCCTGGCCCAAGGCATCGCTGATGACTTGCTGACCACCCTGGTGCTCGCCACCGACGCCGTGGTTGCCATCGCGCCGGCCATGAACCAGGCCATGTGGCGCGACCCGGCCACCCAGGCCAACCTGCAATTGCTTCAGAGCCGCGACCTGAAAGTCTTTGGCCCGGCTTCCGGCAGCCAGGCCTGCGGCGATGTCGGCATGGGTCGCATGCTCGAAGCCAATGACCTGGCCCAGTGCGCCGCCGACTGCTTCCAGCGCCAGGCGCTGACCGGCAAGCATGTGCTGATCACCGCCGGACCGACCCAGGAAAACATCGACCCGGTGCGCTACATCACCAACCACAGCTCCGGGAAAATGGGCTTCGCCCTGGCCGAAGCCGCCGTGGAAGCCGGTGCCCGGGTCACGCTGATCACCGGCCCCGTGCATTTGCCCACCCCTGATCGGGTGACCCGCATCGACGTGGTCAGCGCCCGGGACATGCTGGCGGCCTGCGAAGCGGCCATCCCGTGCGACCTGTTCATCGCCTCGGCGGCGGTGGCGGACTACCGCCCCGAAGTCGTCGCCCCGCAAAAATTGAAGAAAGACCCTACAAGCGGCGACGGCCTGTTGCTACAAATGGTGCGTAACCCGGACATCCTCGCTACCATTGCTACCCGTCCCGACCGTCCGTTCAGTGTCGGCTTCGCCGCCGAAACCGAGCACTTGCTCGATTACGCCGCGCGCAAGCTCAAGGACAAGAACCTGGACTTGATCGTCGCCAACGACGTCGCCAACCCGAGCATCGGTTTCAACAGCGAAGAAAACGCCTGCAGCGTGATCGACCGCCAGTTGCACGCCACCCTTTTCGCCCAGACCAGCAAGAGCAAGATTGCCCGCCAGCTGATCACTTTTATCGCCGAACGGCTGAACCAGGTTTAA